The window TCTTTTTGGAATGCGCAACAGATGCAAGAGTATTCTTCTTCTTTTAGTCCAACTTGCACTAGGTACAACCTTTTCCGGATTTCCTTTTGGGGGTAGTTTTCAGCTTGTGTCACAATGTAGTATTTGTCCTTTTCTTGCTCAAAGACATGCAGCCTTGTTGTGTCTGCCATTTTAaactggaatttcctgaatattCCAATGTTGTATAGCTCATGTGCTTGCCTTTCTATGCTGTATTTTGACCCAAATGCTTTCTGTGCAactttcttgtttctactaacaTGGTCGCATTCTTCTTCCCTGTCATGCACAACATCAAGTATCCGGTCATACTCTCTCAAAAAGCTAGTAGCACTAAATTTAGCTCCAACCCCTTTTTTGAAAAGGGAATTCGTTCCTTCACTTCTCGCTGTAGTTTGTATGAATGGGGAGAATTTGTCCTTGAAATACACTGGGATGAACTTTTTCCTGTTTTCCCACATGTTGTTGAAGTACTTGATGTGGTGAACTTGGTATTTTTCTATCATTTCTTGCCAGTGTGTCTCAAATTCTTCAACCGTTCAGGAGTTGTCCACAATGTCCTGGAAATCTTCATAGAGTCCCTCATTAGCTTGGAAGCAGGGCCTGACTTTCTCCTCTGCCTTCTTCTTTATGTGGAAGAGGCAGCTCCTATGGGTAGCATTAGGAAAGACTTTTTCAATTGCTGCTTGCATTGCCTTGTCCTGGTCTGTTATGATTGATATAGGATGCTTTCCTCCCATAGCCATCAGGAATTGTTCGAACAACCAAGCAAATGTTTCTTTTGTCTCATTGACGATAAATGCACAAGCAAACAAGTATGTGTTGCCATGTGGGGATATGCCCACAAAGGGTGCAAACGGTATATTGTATCTGTTTGTTAGGAATGTAGTGTCAAAACTGATGCAATCACCACAAATGTCATACATCATTCTTGACCGCACATCTGTCCAGAATAAGCTTCTCACTTTATTTTCTCCATCAAGCTCAAACGAGTAGCAAAATCCAGGATTTTCTGTTTGCTTCTTGTTGAACATTTGCACTACTTCCATCATGTCAGAGTTTGCAATATCTCTGTTTACTGTCGCTGCATAGTTAGTCACATGCTTTTTTGTGTAGGGAAGATGAGCCATTCCTCCTCGCAAGTAAGCTAGTACAGCAACTATCCTTCTTGTTTCCAGGTTTGTGTGCTTCAAAACCCTTATCAAGCACTTCTCTTCATCTGACATGTACTTATGATACCTGAAGAATCTACTATTTGGTGTTAATTCATGGTTGTGTTCTAGCTCTTGTCTTGTAATCTCCCATAAGCCTCCTTTTTCTGATATGACCATCACAACTTTACAATCTGTTTTAGCAATGACTATAGATTTTCTCATGGGCACTATGCAGTCCTTCTCTATTTCCTTTGTCTTGCCCCACTTGTTGCACTTCATAGTGATCCTTATTACCTCATTGTTCCTTTTTTGCTTGTTGTTCTTGAGATTGCAACTATAGCCACTGAAAAGCCTGCCACTTTTGAGTAGAAATTGAAATACTCCTGTGCTTCTTCCTTTGTTTTGAATTGCATGCCTAGATGCGGCTTGAAATTACTGCTAGTGTTCATGAGATTCCCTTCTGATGCTGCATCTTGTTCATTTTGCAAGAACTTCTCAATGTCTTCTTCATCAAGATATCCGTCGTCTCCATCTTGTGCAAGTGAGTCTTCTTGTTCCTCTCTATCTCCTTCTTCATACCCGCATGTGCTTGAGTTCGTGTTAATGTCTGCTCTAGTGGGATCAACATCTTCACGCACCTGCAACTTTTAGTGATTTTGTTTTACTTCTTTTTGTATGCAATGTTTCTGCTCATCATTTGactttttctgaatttttttggtGTGTACCTGTTGCAGGTTCATGTTGTTCAACAGGTTATTGTGCCAGGGATTGGATTATGTCCGCCCATCTTCACTTGGTGCCATTTCATGATGCAAGTCTGCCTCCAGTGTCTGCAAAGTAAGTAAAGATTGTTAGTGTGCTTTTCCATTGGCATTTGCTTGTAACCGCTGTTGTTTTTGCTCACATTGTCATATCCTGCTGTGATGAAACTCTCATCTGATTTGCTCCTGGGGTTTTCGTACAACATTTCGTTAATCTTTGTACATCCATCTCCTAAATGTACCTGCAAGTTTCATCAAAAGTTGTTGTTTTCAATGTGATACTTggtattttttatttatatttttttgtCGGCATGATACTTTGGTAAAAGTCATCTATTTTTTTAGCTTGTATATAATGTCGGAATGAAGGAGTGCGGTGAAAGAAAATGTTTCCTGCATCACAATTTTGTTAGCTTTTATGCATTTTAAATACATCTGCAAAGTTTTAGCTAGTTCATCTCACATTTAATATGAGTTCTTCCTGTGACATTCTCAATAGATCCTCTTCAGTCACTGCCGTCACTATGCTCCTGTCCTGTCACAATTGCAAAGTAGAATGTCAGTGTTAACATAATCATGAGCAGCAAAGCATGTTTTGTAATTTTTTTTTAACTTTATGTAATTCTCACATGGTACTTTTACAGTGTAAATTCTTGTTTGCTTCCATTGTAACCCCCTATGTAATTCTCACAGGGTTGTTACAGTGTAAATTCTTTTGTACTTTCTATGTAAA is drawn from Aegilops tauschii subsp. strangulata cultivar AL8/78 chromosome 1, Aet v6.0, whole genome shotgun sequence and contains these coding sequences:
- the LOC141037943 gene encoding protein FAR-RED ELONGATED HYPOCOTYL 3-like, with translation MWENRKKFIPVYFKDKFSPFIQTTARSEGTNSLFKKGVGAKFSATSFLREYDRILDVVHDREEECDHVSRNKKVAQKAFGSKYSIERQAHELYNIGIFRKFQFKMADTTRLHVFEQEKDKYYIVTQAENYPQKEIRKRLYLVQVGLKEEEYSCICCAFQKDGLLSSHILRVMIHLNIEKIPEKYIIDRWRKNDYKLDITKTPAVAAENSTLRYNVLARKLVHVASIASKKKRKYEYLLGELDSIQKRLREMDDEEKTMDAGQSATTRIVTFVPTTGEGERTTSSFIIQDPDVAKTNGRPRMLTIREAIKQNKFYKCSHCGS
- the LOC141037954 gene encoding protein FAR1-RELATED SEQUENCE 5-like — translated: MKCNKWGKTKEIEKDCIVPMRKSIVIAKTDCKVVMVISEKGGLWEITRQELEHNHELTPNSRFFRYHKYMSDEEKCLIRVLKHTNLETRRIVAVLAYLRGGMAHLPYTKKHVTNYAATVNRDIANSDMMEVVQMFNKKQTENPGFCYSFELDGENKVRSLFWTDVRSRMMYDICGDCISFDTTFLTNRYNIPFAPFVGISPHGNTYLFACAFIVNETKETFAWLFEQFLMAMGGKHPISIITDQDKAMQAAIEKVFPNATHRSCLFHIKKKAEEKVRPCFQANEGLYEDFQDIVDNS